The following DNA comes from Cedecea neteri.
AGCCGAAGTAGCGCCAGTCGGCCTGGGAAACGGCGGCGGTAGAGCGCGCGGGCTAAAAATATTGCCGGGAAAACGGAAAATGCGGCGGAAAGAAATGCCTGCCAGAAGGAGAAACGCAGGACGTGCCAAAGATAGCCGTCCTGCAAGATGGCGAAGACATCCGTCTGCGGAGCGTTAAGCCACAGCGCCAGAAAAGCCGCCAGGGCTACCGCCACGACCAGCGTCGCGGCAAATAGCCCTGGATACAGCCAGCCTGGTATTAGTGGCTGACGGCGCGTTGCCATTCATTGATCCATGCTGCGCGTTGAGCAGCTACCTGCTGAGGGGTGAATTCCAGCGTGGTTTGCGGCTTCACCAGGCTGTCGAAGCCAGCAGGTAACGCTACGTTAGTCACCGGGTACATCCAGTTGCCGGTAGCAATGGTGTTCTGGAAACCTGGTGTGGCGATGAATTTGATAAATTTCTCGGCGAGTTCAGGCTGTTTGCTGTTCGCCAGTCTGCCCGCCACTTCAACCTGCAGGTAATGCCCTTCGCTGAAATCCGCGGCGGCGTAGTTGTCTTTCTTATCTTCAATGATGTGGTAGGCCGGGGAGGTGGTATAGCTCAGCACCAGGTCGGCTTCCCCTTTCAGGAACAAGCCGTAAGCTTCGCTCCAGCCTTTAGTGACGGTGACAGTTTTCTTCGCCAGCTTTTGCCAGGCTTCAGGGGCTTTATCGCCGTACACTTTTTGCATCCACAGCAGCAGGCCAAGCCCTGGGGTGCTGGTGCGTGGATCTTCGTAAATGACCTTCCATTTTTGATCGCTTTCAACCAACTCTTTCAGGCTTTTTGGCGGGTTTTTTAGCTTGTTCTTGTCGTATACGAAAGCAAAGTAGCCGTAATCGTAAGGCACGAAGGTGCTGTTTTTCCAGCCGCCAGGCACCTGAAGGGTGGCGTTTTCGACGTTAGAGGGGGCAAACAGTTTGGTTTGCGTGGCGGCTTCTACCAGATTGTTGTCCAGCCCCAGCACGACGTCTGCTTTGCTGTTCTTACCTTCCATGCGTACGCGGTTCAGCAGAGAAACGCCATCTTCAAGCGCCACAAATTTCAGCTCGCAGTTACAGTCGGCCTCAAAGGCTTTTTTCACCGCCGGGCCAGGGCCCCAGTCGGCGGCGAACGAGTCGTAGGTGTAGACGGTTAATACAGGTTTAGCGAAAACGGGCATGGCGGCCAGCGCCAGCAGCGGCAGAAACTTTTTGAACACTTTGCACCTCAGTAAAAGGGGGCAAAGGAATTGAGTTGATCGTCTCAAATCCCTTCGCCGGCGTTATCCGGATCAGGTTCGACGGGTATTATCTCAGCGCAGACAAACTGTCCTGGCACCCCGTTGAGCAGGAAGGATTCTACTGATTTCCTTTGGGTTACGGAAGTAATGTTACGAAAGCGTTATGGGCCCGGTGGGGCAAACCAGGCGGACTTGAAATCAAACCAGCCTAGCGTGTTCATCCGCACCCCGCGCATACTGCGCTGGCCTTCAATGCGCAACCAATGATGAATC
Coding sequences within:
- the thiB gene encoding thiamine ABC transporter substrate binding subunit, with protein sequence MFKKFLPLLALAAMPVFAKPVLTVYTYDSFAADWGPGPAVKKAFEADCNCELKFVALEDGVSLLNRVRMEGKNSKADVVLGLDNNLVEAATQTKLFAPSNVENATLQVPGGWKNSTFVPYDYGYFAFVYDKNKLKNPPKSLKELVESDQKWKVIYEDPRTSTPGLGLLLWMQKVYGDKAPEAWQKLAKKTVTVTKGWSEAYGLFLKGEADLVLSYTTSPAYHIIEDKKDNYAAADFSEGHYLQVEVAGRLANSKQPELAEKFIKFIATPGFQNTIATGNWMYPVTNVALPAGFDSLVKPQTTLEFTPQQVAAQRAAWINEWQRAVSH